In Capillimicrobium parvum, a genomic segment contains:
- a CDS encoding HD domain-containing protein: MLAGRESVAVEEASEAAMASGANPEEQTVEAGAAAANAARPLTWRDIRGTIRRHADELISTEAEAAALRALRAATGETDGDMERHTMRQYLIAERIADTRRIPYDRELLLCASFLHDSGLYGPASTGDVYIKDSARYARRTLEPFGWPEERLRVCMDACEQHHAFTTRWWMATEVELVRRSDLVEVYPELRRFGIPRPWLKGELWRAVPRTGFWPATLDVVRTHWRRMLPGMFRPPAPGQSGT; this comes from the coding sequence ATGCTCGCCGGGCGCGAATCCGTAGCCGTCGAGGAAGCAAGCGAGGCTGCAATGGCGAGCGGGGCGAATCCGGAGGAGCAGACGGTCGAAGCCGGCGCCGCAGCGGCGAACGCGGCCCGACCTCTCACGTGGCGGGACATCCGCGGCACCATCCGGCGCCACGCAGACGAGTTGATATCCACTGAAGCCGAGGCTGCGGCGCTCAGGGCGTTACGGGCCGCCACGGGCGAAACGGACGGCGACATGGAGCGCCACACGATGCGCCAGTACCTGATCGCGGAGCGCATCGCCGACACGCGCCGCATCCCGTATGACCGCGAGCTGCTGCTCTGCGCGTCGTTCCTCCACGATTCCGGTCTGTATGGGCCGGCCAGCACCGGCGACGTGTACATCAAGGACTCCGCCCGCTACGCGCGTCGAACGCTTGAGCCGTTCGGCTGGCCGGAGGAGCGGTTGCGGGTGTGTATGGACGCGTGTGAGCAGCACCACGCATTCACGACGCGGTGGTGGATGGCAACGGAGGTCGAGCTCGTCCGCCGCTCCGATCTGGTGGAGGTGTATCCCGAGCTCAGGCGGTTCGGCATCCCGCGGCCCTGGCTCAAGGGCGAGCTTTGGCGGGCGGTTCCGCGCACCGGGTTCTGGCCCGCCACGCTCGATGTCGTCCGCACCCACTGGCGGCGGATGCTGCCGGGCATGTTCCGGCCGCCGGCACCGGGGCAGTCGGGAACTTGA
- a CDS encoding TetR/AcrR family transcriptional regulator: MTSSIAALLASFRGIGATSTLLSVAEADVRAESSLEHQPDGSGRRGRGRPPSPGIDRRILDAALELLASGGYAGFRLDELAKRAGVAKTTILRRWPSKAAVAAAAVEQLALQTIDVPASGTLRGDLHALLTSAVAVFTNGGGAFVPRLIRESGHHPEIADLLHTVIHARRLAYRRALNRAIARHELDPGIDQELIIDLLVGPMWTRLLITRERIAKPFVDDIVDAVIRAFPPPADPTPASAAPA, encoded by the coding sequence ATGACGTCGTCTATTGCGGCTCTGTTAGCCTCCTTTCGAGGGATCGGGGCCACGTCAACGCTACTATCGGTAGCGGAAGCTGACGTGCGTGCGGAATCATCACTCGAGCATCAGCCGGACGGCTCCGGGCGGCGCGGTCGCGGTCGCCCGCCGTCGCCGGGAATCGACCGGCGGATCCTGGACGCCGCCCTGGAGCTGCTGGCCTCGGGCGGCTACGCGGGGTTTCGTCTCGACGAGCTGGCGAAGCGCGCGGGCGTCGCCAAGACCACGATCCTCAGGCGCTGGCCGTCCAAAGCCGCCGTCGCGGCCGCCGCCGTCGAGCAACTGGCCCTGCAGACCATCGACGTCCCCGCATCCGGCACCCTGCGCGGCGACCTCCACGCGCTGCTGACGAGCGCGGTCGCCGTCTTCACCAACGGCGGCGGCGCCTTCGTGCCGCGGCTGATCCGCGAGTCCGGTCACCACCCCGAGATCGCCGACCTGCTGCACACCGTGATCCACGCCCGGCGGCTCGCCTACCGGCGCGCCCTCAACCGCGCGATCGCGCGCCACGAGCTCGACCCCGGCATCGACCAGGAGCTCATCATCGACCTCCTCGTCGGCCCGATGTGGACCCGGCTCCTCATCACGCGCGAGCGCATCGCCAAGCCCTTCGTCGACGACATCGTCGATGCCGTCATCCGCGCATTCCCGCCACCCGCCGATCCCACGCCCGCATCCGCCGCGCCCGCGTGA
- a CDS encoding MMPL family transporter, producing MALVGIALTSGLLSSALTTDSGVTSKPESQRAQDLIDERLPGSDALDEFVIVRSGQRTVRDAAYAARVRQLAGELRALADVRSVATYQDPGGAALVSRDGHATLLQIVMRDEPKTTSVDHMITAVQAANGQGGFAVHITGKNTIDRDFTKISESDLQQGELRFGLPAALIVLVVVFGTLVGAAIPVMMAILSIVVAMGLVAAVGQAFQLNIFVVNMLVAMGLALGIDYSLFIVSRLREERHRGASTHEAILIVAGTATRAVVFSGVAFILAMLGMFLMPDATLRSLAVGAIAVALVSILVALTFHPALLMVLGDRVDRLRVPWIGKRIAESMGEEGRFWGGAVRAVVRHPGLSATLACTLLLAAAVPVLGLKLGASGPQSLPDSTVGKQGLIALERDFPTGATTPVHIVVDGPPTNARVQRAITALRGELARDPDFAARATTIQRGPQITVLSLPMTADSASERATTAINRLRDQAGAAFAGAPAKVLVGGIPAENRDYFAMVSSDLPLVIAFVLALSFVLLTLAFRSIVVPLTAIAVNLLSVGAAYGLLVLVFVHGVGADVFGFGTVERIDAWVPVFLFSVLFGLSMDYQVFLLSRIRERYVQTGSTTDGIIHGVSSTARLITGAALIIVVVFTGFATGELVGFQQMGFGVAIALLVDATIVRTVVIPAVMQLLGDRNWYLPRWLEWLPSVNVEGQAVAAAPVAARLDAVGDAGQRATAQAAEPAVANGAGLRLAVEGPDAGRVTMTVAGDLDLSTGDEFAAQIATVERERPATIVIDLRDTAFIDSAGLAQLVGATRRARAEDRRVVLVTGSAAIERVLAVSGADEVLETTTNPTGLD from the coding sequence TTGGCGCTCGTCGGCATCGCGTTGACGAGCGGGCTGCTTTCGAGCGCGCTGACCACGGACAGCGGCGTCACGTCGAAGCCCGAATCGCAACGCGCCCAGGACCTCATCGACGAGCGGCTGCCCGGCTCTGACGCGCTCGACGAGTTCGTGATCGTGCGCTCAGGCCAACGGACCGTCCGCGACGCCGCGTACGCCGCGCGCGTCAGGCAACTCGCCGGCGAGCTTCGTGCCCTGGCCGATGTTCGCAGCGTCGCGACCTATCAGGATCCCGGCGGCGCGGCCCTCGTATCGCGCGACGGCCACGCGACGCTCCTGCAGATCGTGATGAGAGACGAGCCCAAGACGACGTCGGTCGATCACATGATCACTGCGGTCCAGGCGGCGAACGGCCAGGGCGGCTTCGCCGTGCACATCACGGGCAAGAACACGATCGACCGCGACTTCACGAAGATCTCTGAGTCCGACCTGCAGCAGGGCGAGCTGCGGTTCGGGCTTCCGGCGGCGCTGATCGTGCTGGTCGTGGTCTTCGGGACGCTGGTCGGCGCGGCGATCCCGGTGATGATGGCGATCCTCTCGATCGTCGTGGCCATGGGCCTGGTCGCGGCGGTCGGTCAGGCGTTCCAGCTGAACATCTTCGTGGTGAACATGCTCGTCGCCATGGGCCTGGCCCTCGGTATCGACTACTCGTTGTTCATCGTCTCCCGGCTGCGCGAGGAGCGCCACCGCGGCGCCTCGACGCATGAGGCGATCCTCATCGTCGCCGGTACCGCCACCCGCGCGGTCGTCTTCAGCGGCGTGGCGTTCATCCTCGCGATGCTGGGGATGTTCCTGATGCCGGACGCCACGCTGCGCAGCCTGGCGGTGGGCGCGATCGCCGTTGCGTTGGTGTCGATCCTCGTCGCGCTCACCTTCCATCCCGCGCTGCTGATGGTCCTCGGTGACCGCGTGGACCGACTGCGCGTCCCGTGGATCGGGAAGCGCATCGCCGAGAGCATGGGCGAGGAGGGGCGCTTCTGGGGCGGCGCCGTCCGCGCGGTCGTCCGCCACCCGGGCCTCAGCGCGACGCTCGCCTGCACGCTGCTGCTCGCCGCCGCCGTGCCGGTGCTCGGGCTCAAGCTCGGCGCCTCCGGCCCGCAGTCGCTGCCGGACAGCACGGTCGGCAAGCAGGGCCTGATCGCCCTGGAGCGCGACTTCCCGACCGGGGCGACCACACCGGTCCACATCGTCGTCGACGGCCCGCCCACCAACGCCCGGGTGCAGCGCGCGATCACCGCGCTGCGCGGCGAGCTGGCCCGGGATCCGGACTTCGCCGCGCGCGCGACGACCATCCAGCGCGGCCCGCAGATCACCGTTCTGTCCCTCCCGATGACCGCCGATTCGGCGTCCGAGCGCGCGACCACGGCCATCAACCGGCTGCGCGACCAGGCGGGCGCCGCGTTCGCGGGCGCCCCGGCCAAGGTCCTCGTCGGCGGGATCCCGGCCGAGAACCGCGACTACTTCGCGATGGTCAGCAGCGACCTGCCGCTCGTCATCGCCTTCGTGCTCGCGCTGAGCTTCGTGCTGCTGACGCTGGCGTTCCGGTCGATCGTCGTGCCGCTGACCGCGATCGCCGTCAACCTGCTGTCCGTCGGCGCCGCCTACGGCCTGCTCGTGCTGGTGTTCGTGCATGGCGTGGGCGCCGACGTGTTCGGTTTCGGGACGGTCGAGCGCATCGACGCCTGGGTGCCGGTCTTCCTGTTCAGCGTCCTGTTCGGCTTGAGCATGGACTACCAGGTGTTCCTGCTCAGCCGCATCCGCGAGCGCTACGTCCAGACCGGCAGCACCACGGACGGCATCATCCACGGCGTCAGCTCCACCGCCCGGCTGATCACCGGAGCCGCGCTGATCATCGTGGTCGTGTTCACCGGCTTTGCGACCGGCGAACTCGTCGGCTTCCAGCAGATGGGCTTCGGCGTCGCGATCGCTCTGCTCGTCGACGCCACCATCGTCCGCACCGTCGTCATCCCCGCCGTCATGCAGCTCCTCGGCGACCGCAACTGGTACCTGCCGCGCTGGCTTGAGTGGCTGCCGAGCGTCAACGTCGAAGGCCAGGCCGTCGCAGCAGCGCCGGTCGCGGCACGGCTCGACGCCGTCGGCGACGCCGGCCAGCGGGCGACCGCTCAGGCGGCGGAACCCGCCGTCGCGAACGGCGCCGGCTTGCGCCTGGCCGTCGAGGGCCCCGACGCCGGCCGCGTCACCATGACGGTGGCCGGCGATCTCGATCTCAGCACCGGCGACGAGTTCGCAGCCCAGATCGCGACGGTGGAGCGCGAGCGCCCGGCGACGATCGTCATCGACCTCCGCGACACCGCGTTCATCGACTCCGCCGGGCTCGCGCAACTGGTCGGCGCCACCCGGCGCGCTCGCGCTGAGGACCGCCGCGTCGTGCTCGTCACCGGCTCCGCCGCCATCGAGCGCGTCCTCGCGGTGAGCGGCGCCGACGAGGTCCTGGAAACCACCACGAACCCGACAGGGCTCGACTGA